The Lampris incognitus isolate fLamInc1 chromosome 4, fLamInc1.hap2, whole genome shotgun sequence genome segment CATAAAGAAAGAAATGCTGGTTCATGTTTTATCATGCTGTGTTCAACGTTTTCAGACATGAAACGTTAAATGTGACCTCTGATATCAGTCCAACTCTAAACTAGAAATTAGAGAATACACTTAAGCCTGTGATGTCCCACTGGTGAACTGAAACCCAAATTGAACATTGACGCCTATGATGCTCAACTAACATTTACTTACAAGTATGCTCTCTATTATGGCAGGTTTGTTGTTTCTGAACAGAGACCTCGATTGGCAGTCTGTATGTTGCTATAGTGTAACCTTGTCCATATCTCAGATTCAGTCTGTGGACATGTGCATGAGCAGAATATCATAGACAAGTGGCCTGGGTAAAGACCCCTGTCCTATTACCCACTGTGGGTGACAGAAGAAACTAGTCACTGATGAAGCTCTGACTTCCCAAGAGCAATAACAATAATCTATTTCTGGCATGAAAATGCAGTGATAATAAGCAGATGGAGAATTCAAACTTTGCACAGGCCATAAATCTATCCACTTCACATAGCAACATTACTATATAAATACTGTGCAaaatgggcagcacagtggcccaatggttttagcgctgtcgcctcacagcaagaaggtccggggttgtccaaccttgggggtcctcccattcattctctgtgtggagtttgcctgttctccccatgtctgcggtgggttttctccgggtgctccggtttcaccCACCatcacaaaaagacatgcacgttagggttaatactcctgtcattTTACTATATCAAAAAATTTTTAAATTGCTTTTCATACCTTTTTTTTCAGTGGATTGGTCCGTGGCCCTGGACTTTGGCTGTTTGGGTGGGAATCTCGTAGGGGACTCCTGGAGAGTCGTATACGGGTCTGAGGGACCTGGAATGAGGAAGGGTGGTTAAGCAGCATCCTGACATGCTGGTATAAACACTATACACATCCTTCCTTCAAAATGCCACTGTCATTGTTAACCATCATAACAGCTGAAAGACTCACTCGGTTATGCCCCAAATGGGTAGGACTCATATCCAGAAGGTGCAACACTAGTGCACTTTGGTATTTTTTACACTATTATTACCACATACATCCTAGATTAATGCAGATGGAGTGTATGAAATGGCGTTAAGCTGTGTGTATAAAAAATATTCTGGGAATCCTTGCTTTCATAATAACACATGTACTGTATGTCCTAGCAGGCCAGGTGCAAAAACAAAGCACTGTTAACACTACAATACAAATGGTGTTGGAATGTGTTTTATACTGTTATCTTGAAAGCACTTCAAAATTTTAAGAAAATTTGAGTTTTGCAAGTTTTGATAAACGAATCTCATCTTCACATGGTCATATAAGTGTGACTCGTTTCGGTTTAGATATTAACCTCTGAGTAATTCCAAACTTTTCCAAAGGTAGCGTGTGGAAATGTGACTAAAAAGGGTCAatgtgcctcttttttttttatccgtaTTGGGGTTCTGCAGGTTCTTAATTGGTGGACTGACAAGAGGCTTTTCGGTGGTATCAAGGACTGGATCTTGTTTATTTCATCAAACTGCCCATGTGACAAGTCCCAATGTAGATTTCAAGAATAAAAATGGGTGAAATGGACAATTTTGCCTGATCTCATGTTATGATAAGAGATTATACCGACTGCAGTGTCAAGTCCAAATCGATAGCATGCCCCATTATACCGGTGGTTTTAAGCTGCCAGTGGTTTGAATTAGGGATTTAAAATAATTCATGGGAGTAATCCTTCCACACGGGAATAAATGCCGATCTGGAATATCTGACCACTTAGTAATGCCAGTGAGGTGAAAACGTCGAATTTGACAAATATGAACAGCTGGTTGAAGATATATTTGAGGTTTCTTCTCGTAAGAGCTCTCTTACTCTGACAGTACTCACTCTGGCCCACTCTCAGCACCAGCCTCATGGATTTGGTTCTACACACTCCTCCGCTGGTATTATCCAAGCCTTGCAAAGAGCTGGTAGAAGTGGCTgattgagagagggagggagagtattAGTGTAAGGTATGGGAATTTAAATATCTGAATTCGTAGCTTCTGAAGTTAGTGACgttccagcaccaccaccaccgtgcAAGATTATCAAGCATTGCTGCTTCTCATTACAATAATTTTTGGGAACAGTTCGTGCAGAAAATTACAATTTACTCCcatcacacaaaaacacatgcaaaaaaaaaagccatgcaCATGACATGACACGGAACAAAAACAATGATTTATTTGCACACGGCAATCACACATACGCCCGCCACCCCATCCCACTCACATtaacagcacttttttttttgcagaaaagTGAATGAGTCTCTTTTTAGCAGATCACATGTGACTTGTTAAAAACACACATAGACCCTCTGCAAAAACATTCAAAGGGAGCATAcacaaataccacacacacacacacacacacacacacacacacacacacacacacacacacacacacacacacacacacacacacaacagtctcaACAACAAGCCATACACACATGCATTAATGCACATTCacatgcatgcgcgcgcacacacacacacacacacacacacacacacacacacacacacacacacacacacacacacacacacacacacacacacacacacacatagccctATTACGCCCATTTAGGTCATATAACAATGTCTCACAGGCTACAAGCTATGGTGCCATGAAAGCTCCCGTCAAATCTGCCTGATGCTGTAAAAGCCTCGTGTGATTTGGGGCATGTAAGCTCTTAGAATCACACTGGCCTGTCAGTGCAAAGTGTGCTGTCAGAACATGGTGAGGTAGACGAGGGGGTGAGTCTACATGGTAAGACTCGCTCGCTGTCTCACGCAACACTCGGCCCTCAGATGCTGGTTAACCAGCAGCGCCCCAGTAAACAAGGACACATCTGACTGTGATGTGATGCGACAAAATGAGAGGAAGCCGAAGACGATGAGCTTCCTCGTCCCACGGATGACGCTCGTAGAAACCCAGTGCTCGTCTTGGCGGTTCAGTTCACGAGTGACGTTGCTTTTTTTAAGATTTACAATTTTAGAATTTAGTGCAGGAAAACATGCGTTGATAGACGCCATGGTTGCAACCCATGATCACTTGTAAAAAGGTAAGGTGCGGACACAAATGCAACGTGGCGACACTGAACTCACAGGTGATATAATAGTCCTTTCCTCTGAGGAACTCCAAACCCCAGAGGTTGGGGCTGAACTCCTGGAACTTGAACGTGAACTTGACATCCCTATGAGGCTTGTCACAGTTGAGCAGGGGAGCGTCTGTCTTGTCGATTGTGCACCTCTCCATCTGACTTTTGGACACCAGGTATACCCTGTAGAATTCCTCCTTTCCTCCGGATGGACCCCCTACCCATGGACACACAATGTCCATCTTATCCCCTATCTGAGGAAAGAGGACCAGACCCTGGCCGGgagtgaatctgtgtgtgttggTCGGTGGATGGagaggaacagagacagagagacagaacaaaAAATGAATTATAATACCGGTGAAACACATAATGGACTCACGCTTCATGCATTTTGTCCCTTGTTTTGTCGTTTTATCAGACAGTCTATGTAGATTGGCATACAATATATATCAAAGGCAAGATGATAACCTGCTACAGCACTTAATATCATATCAGAAATATTATGCAAATACTTTTCATCTTACTGTTTGCAAATAAGGTTTATAAACCCCTTCGTAACATCAGCTAGACGGATGTTATTGCACGTCGTACACATGCATATAATTTAGTCGACGCAgctcgatttttttttctttttcctgcaaCAATGTTGATAAATTCAGCATTACAGTGTGGACAGCAACATCTCAGTTTGCCATTAAATTATTGTTCCGTCTCAGGTCACTAAAACTTGGTACatcccataataataataataataataaggcagCAGCCAAAAAAAAAGTTCTCATTTGCATTTAAACTGCCATCATATCGATCCACTTACTTTGTGTTGGAGCTGTTCCAGTAAATCGACTCCAGGACGACGGCGCGGCAGGAGCAAATAATGGTCAACAGGGTCACACAGTGGTAACGGCATGTGATCTGCTCCATCCCATGGGCTCGGGAGTATATAAAGACCCGGTGGCTATCGTAAAACACAACGAGAGGAAACTCATGTGGCGCGCGAGCGCATACTCCTCCCCGGCCCCCCGTGCACGCGCGGCTCACACATGCCGAGGTCCGTTTCCACCGCGCGACTTTCTCTCGTACGGTCGCGTGAAACCTGCCACATTTTCCAGCAGTAATTGgcttgaaaaaaacaacaacaacaaaaaaaaacagtcgcGTGACGAAAAACATCCATAGGTTAAACACGTAGGGTCCGTCAGCAAGCCAGCTGACTGACCGCTCCGCCCAGCCAATCATAAGGCGTGTTGCTGGTTGGGAGGTTTTATCGTGCTGGTCCTGTAGCGCGTGAACTCCGCCGTTCCAGTTAAAACAAGTGATCTAAGAATGGTTTTGGACGGGGGGACAGACTCTATTAGTTTTTTATTCCTATATTCCGAAGAAACATACAAtcagaaaccaaaaaaaaaaattaaagaattTGGCTAACGAGAACAAGGCACGATGGATAACATCTCACATAGTTTTATAGTTTTGTATCATTATTATATAATTAGTTCCATTCATTTTCCTGGCGGGGATTGATGACTCACAGCCGCGCAGGCAACAATTCCGCCTCGAGCGGGAGTTCGGCTCGTCATATCTTGCAGCTGCAGAAATAACTTTACATCACACTGAATACAttacgttgcagtatttacacaaATTAGAAATACTTTCCGTTTCCCCCTTACGTTAGCCTGGGATCCCAGAAGTCTAGCTCCCATCCAGTCTCCATTGCGCACGCAGAACAAAAACCGGATGACACTTTATTAATCCACGAGGCGAAATTCAGACGTCACAGCGGCATAAGATTACATAGGCAAGCTATAGAAATGCACAAGTCACGCACAAGAAAGAACACACACGAGCAATGGCTAGGTGGACAGTGTGCACATGGCAATAACCTTTCCGCATActtgtatagtatatatatatgtgtattatATAggcgcacgtgcgcacacacgcaaATATACGTACATATGTAATATTATTCAGGCCTGGAATTAAGTCATTTTTAGGGCAAGGCTACTTTGGCCTCTGATGAATACAAATTTATTGGGACACCGCGCCCAAAATGTAGGGCACCAATGCCAAAACCAATGGTGCAATAACAATAAGTGATAATTACATTGTATGAAGACAAAACAGTATCAACAATTAGGAGTCAGTGAGTTGAAAAACAGGACCGAGTTTATTAAAACTGTACACTGAATATTTGACTTCCACAAAATGCTGTCTGGGTCCAAATCAAACAGTCACATCAGACCACAGGCACAGCAGTGAGGTACTCAGTGAATGGTAAAATTGGCTAAGGGTGATCAAAATTAATCTGAACAAGTTTCAACACACCCATGCAACTATTAGCATTTGAGTCTGAGATCATAGGGGCAGTCACAAAATTGGTTACAGGGAAATGGCTGAGGCCACGTCTCAAAAAGATTCCTGTTCCCTATATAGCTGATTAGCCTAACTGTTGAACTCCATCTCTGATTCAGAGGAATCCTCCTCGGGTGTTTCAGAACGACTCCGTGGGCCATAAGGCTGAACATTTGGACGCCTCTTTATTCCGCTTGCCCACCATCTTTTTACTGCAGCTTCGCTATCAAACACTTCAGGCTTAGGACCTTCAGTGGTGATGTGTAGCAGATCCTCGATTGTTGAAGCTTTTAAGCTCAAGCGCGAGTCACCCTGAAACCGCTTCACCGTAGAGAACTGACGCTCGACCTGTGACGTTGATATGGGGAAAGACCAGTAGAATGGGCACAAGGAGCAGTAGGTTGGCGTACATTTCTTCTTTCTCACAGAGCATTTTTTGCCAGAGAGGAAGGAACTTCTCTCGCTTGTGGTGCCATCTTTTACTTTCCTCCATTCTCTCTCCACGTGTGCTGTATTGCATCCCTTCTGAATGAGCGACGGTTCAAAATGGTCACACAGGGTCTGAATTTCCTGTGTGCCATATTCTTAACAGTGCTGCATCGTCAAAGATTTCTGCCGCTAGAAGAACTAGATCACTGCTGAAAGTGGCAAACCGGTCTCCAACACAAGAGATG includes the following:
- the LOC130111606 gene encoding ephrin-B2-like, which produces MEQITCRYHCVTLLTIICSCRAVVLESIYWNSSNTKFTPGQGLVLFPQIGDKMDIVCPWVGGPSGGKEEFYRVYLVSKSQMERCTIDKTDAPLLNCDKPHRDVKFTFKFQEFSPNLWGLEFLRGKDYYITSTSTSSLQGLDNTSGGVCRTKSMRLVLRVGQSPSDPYTTLQESPTRFPPKQPKSRATDQSTEKKGMKMDSGSETGETPPGVSSGSGPGVFIGIASGCVIFVLVIVVLLVLLWRCRRRPSDPDGPRSASVSLNTLAVPKRDSVSSDNVGSDRSEVVFPLQASEGRVCRHYERVSSDYGPPVYIVQELPPQSQTNIYYKV